One Micromonospora craniellae genomic region harbors:
- a CDS encoding MbtH family protein, which yields MKQPDDVRFKVVVNHEEQYSVWWSDRSNPPGWQDEGTDGTRQECLDHIDRVWKDMRPRSVRTVREAIQGVQA from the coding sequence ATGAAGCAGCCGGATGACGTCCGTTTCAAGGTCGTGGTCAACCACGAGGAGCAGTACTCGGTGTGGTGGTCGGACCGGTCCAACCCGCCGGGCTGGCAGGACGAGGGCACCGACGGCACCCGTCAGGAGTGCCTCGACCACATCGACCGGGTGTGGAAGGACATGCGGCCGCGCAGCGTGCGGACCGTTCGGGAAGCGATCCAGGGAGTGCAGGCATGA
- a CDS encoding tryptophan halogenase family protein encodes MMIRDVVIVGGGTAGWMTATYLKTAFQDRISVTLVESAAVGTIGVGEATFSTIRHFFDYLGLDEREWMPECSGSYKLAIKYDNWRGDGSHFFHPFERLRTSDGFTAAEWNLALGDPTESFDRGSFITPYLCEAERSPRMLDGTLFTASLDGELGRSTLDEQRAQFPYAYHFDAALMARYLTKLGVAQGVRHVVDDVVGVGQDERGWITHVSTRNQGDVTGDLFVDCTGFRGLLINQTLKEKFVSFTDVLPNNRAVALRVPRDMAEHGIAPYTKATAKEAGWIWTIPLYGRIGTGYVYSDEFCEPEEAERTLREFAAPGQDELEANHIRMRIGRNERSWVNNCVAVGLSSGFVEPLESTGIFFIQHAIEQLVKHFPDNTWDQTLIRGYNDKVARVIDGVKEFLVLHYVASPRQDTDYWRETKVRAIPDGLAERLETAAVRLLDESTIYPYYHGFEVYSWITICLGMGLAPKSPRPALAHIDPVRASAELAGIRADAERLVKTLPSAYEYLSTIQPAAEG; translated from the coding sequence ATGATGATCCGCGACGTTGTCATCGTCGGTGGCGGGACCGCCGGCTGGATGACCGCCACCTACCTCAAGACCGCTTTCCAGGACCGGATCTCGGTGACCCTCGTGGAGTCGGCGGCGGTCGGCACGATCGGCGTCGGCGAGGCGACGTTCAGCACCATCCGGCACTTCTTCGACTACCTCGGCCTGGACGAGCGGGAGTGGATGCCGGAGTGCAGCGGCTCCTACAAGCTGGCCATCAAGTACGACAACTGGCGCGGTGACGGCAGCCACTTCTTCCACCCGTTCGAGCGGCTGCGTACCTCCGACGGGTTCACCGCGGCGGAGTGGAACCTGGCCCTCGGCGACCCGACCGAGAGCTTCGACCGGGGCTCGTTCATCACGCCGTACCTGTGTGAGGCGGAGCGCTCCCCGCGGATGCTCGACGGGACTCTCTTCACCGCCAGCCTGGACGGCGAGTTGGGCCGCTCCACCCTGGACGAGCAGCGGGCGCAGTTCCCGTACGCCTACCACTTCGACGCCGCGCTGATGGCCCGCTACCTGACCAAGCTCGGTGTCGCGCAGGGCGTCCGGCACGTGGTCGACGACGTGGTGGGTGTCGGGCAGGACGAGCGGGGCTGGATCACCCACGTCTCCACCCGGAACCAGGGCGACGTGACCGGTGACCTCTTCGTCGACTGCACCGGCTTCCGGGGCCTGCTGATCAACCAGACGCTGAAGGAGAAGTTCGTCTCCTTCACCGACGTGCTGCCGAACAACCGCGCGGTGGCGCTGCGGGTACCCCGGGACATGGCCGAGCACGGCATCGCGCCGTACACCAAGGCCACCGCCAAGGAGGCCGGCTGGATCTGGACCATCCCGCTGTACGGCCGGATCGGTACCGGCTACGTCTACTCCGACGAGTTCTGCGAGCCGGAGGAGGCGGAGCGCACGCTGCGCGAGTTCGCCGCCCCCGGGCAGGACGAGCTGGAGGCCAACCACATCCGGATGCGGATCGGCCGCAACGAGCGGTCCTGGGTGAACAACTGCGTGGCGGTCGGCCTGTCCAGCGGCTTCGTCGAGCCGCTGGAGTCCACCGGCATCTTCTTCATCCAGCACGCCATCGAGCAGTTGGTGAAGCACTTCCCGGACAACACCTGGGACCAGACGCTGATCCGGGGCTACAACGACAAGGTCGCGCGGGTGATCGACGGCGTCAAGGAGTTCCTGGTCCTGCACTACGTCGCCTCGCCCCGGCAGGACACCGACTACTGGCGGGAGACCAAGGTCCGCGCGATCCCGGACGGGCTGGCCGAGCGGCTGGAGACCGCCGCCGTGCGGCTCCTCGACGAGAGCACCATCTACCCGTACTACCACGGGTTCGAGGTGTACTCGTGGATCACCATCTGCCTCGGCATGGGCCTGGCGCCGAAGAGTCCCCGGCCGGCCCTGGCGCACATCGACCCGGTCCGCGCCTCGGCCGAGCTGGCCGGGATCCGGGCCGACGCCGAGCGCCTGGTGAAGACCCTGCCCAGCGCGTACGAGTACCTGAGCACCATCCAACCGGCGGCGGAGGGGTGA